Proteins encoded within one genomic window of Zootoca vivipara chromosome 12, rZooViv1.1, whole genome shotgun sequence:
- the LOC118091986 gene encoding protein adenylyltransferase SelO isoform X3, producing MSRYGVALEFPIWLMLVCQSGCCLVDSITAARGFSHVHDYINKSNWDQDYCERKRKVSHFGGWRLSTEKFTATLPIDRIQENYVREVRDVIFSFVYPTPFKSRVLLVAVSKEVLEDILDLDVSISDSEDFIQLVSGAKIALGSLPLAHRYGGHQFGSWAGQLGDGRAHLIGVYTNRFGDSWELQLKGSGRTPYSRNGDGRAVLHSSVREFLGSEAMHYLGIPTSRAASLVVSDDDVWRDRFYNGNVKKERGAIVLRVAKSWFRIGSLEILAHSGELDLLRMLLDHIIDKHFPSIDMNDSNRYLAFFSRVVSETAGLIALWMSVGFAHGVCNTDNFSLLAITIDYGPFGFMDSYDPDFVPNTSDDERLYKIGNQANVGLFNLNKLLQALNPLLAPRQKQLASQILGEYPEQYYKRFTELFKAKLGFLGDNEDDNYLIAFLLKLMEDTKADFTMTFRELSEISEDQLQSISIPKEFWALQDVAKHKLFSSWVVLYLLRLKRNLGDSDSKRSKRMMNP from the exons ATGTCAAGGTATGGTGTAGCTCTGGAGTTTCCCATTTGGTTAATGCTGGTGTGTCAGTCTGGATGCTGCCTCGTGGACTCTATAACCGCTGCACGTGGTTTTAGCCATGTGCATGATTACATCAACAAATCGAACTGGGATCAAGACTAttgtgaaagaaaaaggaaagtatCTCATTTTGGTGGCTGGAGACTTTCCACAGAAAAATTCACAG CCACACTTCCCATTGATCGTATTCAAGAGAATTATGTTCGTGAAGTGCGAGATGTCATTTTTTCATTTGTCTACCCTACACCATTTAAATCGAGAGTTCTGCTTGTAGCTGTCTCAAAG GAAGTCTTGGAAGATATTTTGGACCTGGATGTGTCCATCTCAGACTCGGAGGACTTTATACAGCTTGTCTCTGGTGCAAAAATTGCCTTGGGATCTCTGCCTCTGGCCCACAGATATGGTGGCCATCAG TTTGGTAGCTGGGCAGGTCAGCTGGGTGACGGAAGAGCCCATTTGATTGGTGTTTATACAAACAG GTTTGGTGACAGTTGGGAACTGCAGCTGAAAGGTTCAGGAAGGACTCCGTACTCTAG GAATGGGGACGGCAGAGCTGTGCTCCACTCTTCTGTTCGAGAATTCTTAGGAAGTGAGGCTATGCATTATCTTGGAATTCCTACAAGCAGAGCAGCTAG CTTAGTTGTGAGTGACGACGACGTGTGGAGGGATCGGTTCTACAATGGGAatgttaagaaagaaagag GTGCTATAGTTCTGCGTGTTGCCAAATCATGGTTTCGAATAGGATCATTAGAAATTTTAGCTCATTCTGGAGAACTGGATTTGTTAAG GATGCTGCTAGACCATATCATAGATAAGCACTTTCCATCAATAGACATGAATGATTCAAACAGATATCTG GCCTTCTTCTCTAGAGTAGTGTCTGAGACTGCAGGTCTGATTGCCTTGTGGATGTCAGTAGGCTTTGCTCATG GTGTGTGCAATACAGATAATTTCAGCCTGTTAGCCATAACTATAGATTATGGTCCATTTGGTTTTATGGACTCTTATGACCCAG ATTTCGTCCCAAACACATCTGATGATGAAAGACTGTATAAAATAGGAAACCAGGCAAACGTCGGACTGTTTAATCTGAACAAGCTGTTACAGGCTCTAAACCCTTTATTGGCTCCCAGACAAAAGCAGCT GGCTTCTCAGATACTTGGGGAATACCCAGAACAGTATTATAAACG CTTCACAGAACTATTCAAAGCTAAATTAGGTTTCCTAGGCGACAATGAGGACGATAACTATTTGATTGCATTCCTTCTAAAA ctCATGGAAGATACAAAAGCGGATTTTACAATGACTTTTCGGGAGCTCAGTGAGATTTCAGAAGACCAGCTGCAGAGCATCAGCATTCCTAAG GAATTTTGGGCTCTGCAAGATGTGGCTAAACACAAGCTCTTTTCCAGCTGGGTTGTGTTGTACCTCTtgaggttaaaaag GAACTTGGGTGATTCTGATTCCAAGCGAAGCAAAAGAATGATGA ATCCTTAA
- the LOC118091986 gene encoding protein adenylyltransferase SelO isoform X2 produces MSRYGVALEFPIWLMLVCQSGCCLVDSITAARGFSHVHDYINKSNWDQDYCERKRKVSHFGGWRLSTEKFTATLPIDRIQENYVREVRDVIFSFVYPTPFKSRVLLVAVSKFGSWAGQLGDGRAHLIGVYTNRFGDSWELQLKGSGRTPYSRNGDGRAVLHSSVREFLGSEAMHYLGIPTSRAASLVVSDDDVWRDRFYNGNVKKERGAIVLRVAKSWFRIGSLEILAHSGELDLLRMLLDHIIDKHFPSIDMNDSNRYLAFFSRVVSETAGLIALWMSVGFAHGVCNTDNFSLLAITIDYGPFGFMDSYDPDFVPNTSDDERLYKIGNQANVGLFNLNKLLQALNPLLAPRQKQLASQILGEYPEQYYKRFTELFKAKLGFLGDNEDDNYLIAFLLKLMEDTKADFTMTFRELSEISEDQLQSISIPKEFWALQDVAKHKLFSSWVVLYLLRLKRNLGDSDSKRSKRMMNINPRYVLRNWMAESAAQKAERNDFSEVHLLQQVLQHPFQRQAVAERAGYAQHPPAWAKDIKVSCSS; encoded by the exons ATGTCAAGGTATGGTGTAGCTCTGGAGTTTCCCATTTGGTTAATGCTGGTGTGTCAGTCTGGATGCTGCCTCGTGGACTCTATAACCGCTGCACGTGGTTTTAGCCATGTGCATGATTACATCAACAAATCGAACTGGGATCAAGACTAttgtgaaagaaaaaggaaagtatCTCATTTTGGTGGCTGGAGACTTTCCACAGAAAAATTCACAG CCACACTTCCCATTGATCGTATTCAAGAGAATTATGTTCGTGAAGTGCGAGATGTCATTTTTTCATTTGTCTACCCTACACCATTTAAATCGAGAGTTCTGCTTGTAGCTGTCTCAAAG TTTGGTAGCTGGGCAGGTCAGCTGGGTGACGGAAGAGCCCATTTGATTGGTGTTTATACAAACAG GTTTGGTGACAGTTGGGAACTGCAGCTGAAAGGTTCAGGAAGGACTCCGTACTCTAG GAATGGGGACGGCAGAGCTGTGCTCCACTCTTCTGTTCGAGAATTCTTAGGAAGTGAGGCTATGCATTATCTTGGAATTCCTACAAGCAGAGCAGCTAG CTTAGTTGTGAGTGACGACGACGTGTGGAGGGATCGGTTCTACAATGGGAatgttaagaaagaaagag GTGCTATAGTTCTGCGTGTTGCCAAATCATGGTTTCGAATAGGATCATTAGAAATTTTAGCTCATTCTGGAGAACTGGATTTGTTAAG GATGCTGCTAGACCATATCATAGATAAGCACTTTCCATCAATAGACATGAATGATTCAAACAGATATCTG GCCTTCTTCTCTAGAGTAGTGTCTGAGACTGCAGGTCTGATTGCCTTGTGGATGTCAGTAGGCTTTGCTCATG GTGTGTGCAATACAGATAATTTCAGCCTGTTAGCCATAACTATAGATTATGGTCCATTTGGTTTTATGGACTCTTATGACCCAG ATTTCGTCCCAAACACATCTGATGATGAAAGACTGTATAAAATAGGAAACCAGGCAAACGTCGGACTGTTTAATCTGAACAAGCTGTTACAGGCTCTAAACCCTTTATTGGCTCCCAGACAAAAGCAGCT GGCTTCTCAGATACTTGGGGAATACCCAGAACAGTATTATAAACG CTTCACAGAACTATTCAAAGCTAAATTAGGTTTCCTAGGCGACAATGAGGACGATAACTATTTGATTGCATTCCTTCTAAAA ctCATGGAAGATACAAAAGCGGATTTTACAATGACTTTTCGGGAGCTCAGTGAGATTTCAGAAGACCAGCTGCAGAGCATCAGCATTCCTAAG GAATTTTGGGCTCTGCAAGATGTGGCTAAACACAAGCTCTTTTCCAGCTGGGTTGTGTTGTACCTCTtgaggttaaaaag GAACTTGGGTGATTCTGATTCCAAGCGAAGCAAAAGAATGATGA ATATAAATCCTAGGTACGTGCTCAGAAACTGGATGGCCGAGTCAGCTGCGCAAAAGGCAGAAAGGAATGACTTTTCTGAG GTCCACCTCTTGCAGCAGGTTTTGCAACACCCCTTTCAGAGGCAGGCAGTGGCTGAGAGAGCTGGTTATGCACAACACCCCCCTGCATGGGCTAAAGACATTAAAGTCAGTTGTTCATCTTGA
- the LOC118091986 gene encoding protein adenylyltransferase SelO isoform X1, which translates to MSRYGVALEFPIWLMLVCQSGCCLVDSITAARGFSHVHDYINKSNWDQDYCERKRKVSHFGGWRLSTEKFTATLPIDRIQENYVREVRDVIFSFVYPTPFKSRVLLVAVSKEVLEDILDLDVSISDSEDFIQLVSGAKIALGSLPLAHRYGGHQFGSWAGQLGDGRAHLIGVYTNRFGDSWELQLKGSGRTPYSRNGDGRAVLHSSVREFLGSEAMHYLGIPTSRAASLVVSDDDVWRDRFYNGNVKKERGAIVLRVAKSWFRIGSLEILAHSGELDLLRMLLDHIIDKHFPSIDMNDSNRYLAFFSRVVSETAGLIALWMSVGFAHGVCNTDNFSLLAITIDYGPFGFMDSYDPDFVPNTSDDERLYKIGNQANVGLFNLNKLLQALNPLLAPRQKQLASQILGEYPEQYYKRFTELFKAKLGFLGDNEDDNYLIAFLLKLMEDTKADFTMTFRELSEISEDQLQSISIPKEFWALQDVAKHKLFSSWVVLYLLRLKRNLGDSDSKRSKRMMNINPRYVLRNWMAESAAQKAERNDFSEVHLLQQVLQHPFQRQAVAERAGYAQHPPAWAKDIKVSCSS; encoded by the exons ATGTCAAGGTATGGTGTAGCTCTGGAGTTTCCCATTTGGTTAATGCTGGTGTGTCAGTCTGGATGCTGCCTCGTGGACTCTATAACCGCTGCACGTGGTTTTAGCCATGTGCATGATTACATCAACAAATCGAACTGGGATCAAGACTAttgtgaaagaaaaaggaaagtatCTCATTTTGGTGGCTGGAGACTTTCCACAGAAAAATTCACAG CCACACTTCCCATTGATCGTATTCAAGAGAATTATGTTCGTGAAGTGCGAGATGTCATTTTTTCATTTGTCTACCCTACACCATTTAAATCGAGAGTTCTGCTTGTAGCTGTCTCAAAG GAAGTCTTGGAAGATATTTTGGACCTGGATGTGTCCATCTCAGACTCGGAGGACTTTATACAGCTTGTCTCTGGTGCAAAAATTGCCTTGGGATCTCTGCCTCTGGCCCACAGATATGGTGGCCATCAG TTTGGTAGCTGGGCAGGTCAGCTGGGTGACGGAAGAGCCCATTTGATTGGTGTTTATACAAACAG GTTTGGTGACAGTTGGGAACTGCAGCTGAAAGGTTCAGGAAGGACTCCGTACTCTAG GAATGGGGACGGCAGAGCTGTGCTCCACTCTTCTGTTCGAGAATTCTTAGGAAGTGAGGCTATGCATTATCTTGGAATTCCTACAAGCAGAGCAGCTAG CTTAGTTGTGAGTGACGACGACGTGTGGAGGGATCGGTTCTACAATGGGAatgttaagaaagaaagag GTGCTATAGTTCTGCGTGTTGCCAAATCATGGTTTCGAATAGGATCATTAGAAATTTTAGCTCATTCTGGAGAACTGGATTTGTTAAG GATGCTGCTAGACCATATCATAGATAAGCACTTTCCATCAATAGACATGAATGATTCAAACAGATATCTG GCCTTCTTCTCTAGAGTAGTGTCTGAGACTGCAGGTCTGATTGCCTTGTGGATGTCAGTAGGCTTTGCTCATG GTGTGTGCAATACAGATAATTTCAGCCTGTTAGCCATAACTATAGATTATGGTCCATTTGGTTTTATGGACTCTTATGACCCAG ATTTCGTCCCAAACACATCTGATGATGAAAGACTGTATAAAATAGGAAACCAGGCAAACGTCGGACTGTTTAATCTGAACAAGCTGTTACAGGCTCTAAACCCTTTATTGGCTCCCAGACAAAAGCAGCT GGCTTCTCAGATACTTGGGGAATACCCAGAACAGTATTATAAACG CTTCACAGAACTATTCAAAGCTAAATTAGGTTTCCTAGGCGACAATGAGGACGATAACTATTTGATTGCATTCCTTCTAAAA ctCATGGAAGATACAAAAGCGGATTTTACAATGACTTTTCGGGAGCTCAGTGAGATTTCAGAAGACCAGCTGCAGAGCATCAGCATTCCTAAG GAATTTTGGGCTCTGCAAGATGTGGCTAAACACAAGCTCTTTTCCAGCTGGGTTGTGTTGTACCTCTtgaggttaaaaag GAACTTGGGTGATTCTGATTCCAAGCGAAGCAAAAGAATGATGA ATATAAATCCTAGGTACGTGCTCAGAAACTGGATGGCCGAGTCAGCTGCGCAAAAGGCAGAAAGGAATGACTTTTCTGAG GTCCACCTCTTGCAGCAGGTTTTGCAACACCCCTTTCAGAGGCAGGCAGTGGCTGAGAGAGCTGGTTATGCACAACACCCCCCTGCATGGGCTAAAGACATTAAAGTCAGTTGTTCATCTTGA